The following coding sequences are from one Rhodobiaceae bacterium window:
- the icd gene encoding isocitrate dehydrogenase [NADP] produces the protein MSKIKVENPVVELDGDEMTRIIWTFIKEKLIHPYLDIDLKYYDLGMEYRDETDDQVTIDSAEAIKKYGVGVKCATITPDEARVEEFGLKKMWKSPNGTIRNILGGTVFREPIICRNIPRLVPGWTEPIVIGRHAFGDQYRATDFRVPGAGKLTIKWEASDGSDSFEHEIFDYPSSGVGMAMYNLDDSIRDFARACMKYGFDRNYPVYLSTKNTIMKAYDGQFKDLFQEVFEKEFKKEFDKKNLTYEHRLIDDMVASAMKWSGGYVWACKNYDGDVQSDTVAQGFGSLGLMTSVLMTPDGKTMEAEAAHGTVTRHYRNHQKGEETSTNSIASIFAWSRGLKHRAKLDGNEKLAKFATLIETVCVSTVESGYMTKDLALLVGAEQNWLSTTGFLDKIAENLDKAMSKGI, from the coding sequence ATGTCCAAAATCAAGGTGGAAAACCCCGTCGTTGAACTCGACGGTGATGAAATGACCAGAATCATCTGGACCTTCATCAAAGAAAAGCTGATCCACCCCTATCTGGACATTGACCTCAAATATTACGACTTGGGCATGGAATATCGAGATGAGACCGATGATCAGGTCACCATCGATTCTGCTGAAGCCATCAAGAAATACGGTGTAGGCGTCAAATGCGCGACCATCACGCCAGACGAAGCTCGAGTCGAAGAGTTTGGCCTGAAGAAAATGTGGAAATCGCCAAACGGGACCATCCGGAATATTCTGGGCGGCACTGTTTTCCGCGAGCCCATCATTTGCCGCAACATCCCCCGCCTGGTGCCCGGTTGGACTGAACCTATCGTCATCGGTCGTCACGCGTTCGGTGACCAATATCGCGCAACAGATTTCCGTGTGCCTGGTGCCGGCAAGCTCACCATCAAATGGGAAGCCTCGGATGGCTCAGACTCATTTGAGCACGAAATTTTCGACTACCCGTCATCTGGCGTCGGCATGGCCATGTACAATCTGGATGACAGCATCCGGGACTTTGCCCGCGCCTGCATGAAGTATGGTTTCGATCGCAATTACCCAGTCTATCTGTCCACCAAGAACACGATCATGAAAGCCTATGACGGGCAGTTTAAAGACCTGTTCCAGGAAGTCTTCGAGAAAGAATTCAAAAAGGAATTCGACAAGAAAAACCTCACATACGAGCACCGCCTGATCGACGACATGGTGGCATCTGCCATGAAGTGGAGCGGCGGCTATGTCTGGGCTTGCAAAAACTATGACGGCGACGTGCAGTCAGACACCGTAGCCCAAGGCTTTGGCTCCCTCGGTCTGATGACAAGCGTACTGATGACCCCAGACGGCAAGACAATGGAAGCCGAAGCCGCCCACGGCACAGTGACCCGCCACTACAGAAATCACCAAAAGGGCGAAGAAACCTCGACCAATTCGATTGCGTCGATCTTTGCCTGGAGCCGAGGCCTGAAGCACCGCGCGAAGCTTGATGGCAATGAGAAACTGGCGAAATTCGCCACTCTCATCGAAACTGTCTGCGTGTCGACGGTCGAAAGCGGCTACATGACCAAAGATCTGGCACTACTTGTTGGCGCTGAGCAGAACTGGCTCTCCACAACAGGTTTCCTCGACAAGATTGCGGAAAACCTCGACAAGGCCATGTCTAAGGGAATTTAG
- a CDS encoding cyclic nucleotide-gated potassium channel gives MLEQSDKPAPADSSASETTVSGVRRWLYILLEAGKTGDKPSAIFDVFMVTLILANVVAFAAETDVRIATAYGEQLRLFNAFSIAIFTVEYLIRLWVCVDHPAFRGLPKWRVRLGYSMTLQMLIDLIVILPFYLSFMFAVDLRILRVFRLFRFLMLARYSPALYTIGRVFKSERRAMLAALIVMSGMLIFSATGIYWLEHEVQPEAFGSIPMSMWWALATLTTVGYGDVVPLTTLGRFFGGLVMIFGLGMFAMPIAIVSSGFAREIHRRDFVVSWGMVARVPLFQELKPALLVDLVELLEAQVIDPDAVIAHKGDVADAMYFIVIGRVRLDFEGRSVEIGEGEYFGEMALLDDRRRSADIVTLSQAHVLKLDARSFREFIGRHPDARVRLLEAIHARDLTLGATDELEREIDEEKKDL, from the coding sequence TTGCTGGAGCAGTCTGACAAACCGGCACCCGCCGATAGCAGTGCATCGGAAACCACAGTTTCCGGGGTTCGCCGCTGGCTTTACATTCTTCTTGAAGCTGGCAAGACCGGTGACAAGCCCAGCGCGATTTTCGATGTGTTCATGGTTACGCTCATTCTGGCGAACGTTGTTGCGTTTGCGGCAGAGACTGATGTGCGTATCGCGACGGCCTATGGTGAACAACTCCGCCTCTTCAACGCTTTCTCTATTGCGATTTTTACCGTTGAATATCTGATCCGGCTCTGGGTTTGCGTGGATCACCCGGCATTTAGAGGCCTGCCCAAATGGCGCGTGCGTCTGGGCTATTCAATGACCTTACAGATGCTCATCGATCTCATCGTGATTTTGCCCTTCTATTTGAGCTTCATGTTCGCCGTTGACCTTCGAATCTTACGTGTGTTTAGGTTGTTTCGCTTCCTGATGCTCGCCCGCTATTCCCCAGCGCTCTACACAATCGGACGGGTTTTCAAGTCTGAGCGCCGGGCAATGCTCGCGGCTCTCATTGTGATGTCTGGCATGCTGATTTTTTCAGCCACTGGCATTTATTGGCTGGAGCACGAAGTACAACCAGAGGCATTTGGTTCGATCCCCATGTCCATGTGGTGGGCACTCGCAACTCTGACCACAGTCGGGTATGGCGATGTCGTGCCGCTGACAACGTTAGGTCGTTTCTTCGGCGGGCTGGTGATGATTTTTGGGTTGGGCATGTTTGCGATGCCGATTGCCATTGTCTCAAGTGGCTTCGCCCGGGAAATTCACCGACGGGACTTTGTTGTGTCCTGGGGGATGGTGGCTCGGGTGCCGCTCTTCCAGGAACTCAAACCAGCGCTGCTGGTGGACCTTGTTGAGTTGCTTGAAGCTCAGGTGATCGATCCGGATGCGGTCATTGCGCATAAGGGTGATGTCGCAGACGCGATGTATTTCATCGTTATTGGGCGTGTCCGTCTCGATTTTGAAGGACGATCAGTCGAGATCGGGGAGGGCGAATATTTTGGCGAGATGGCTCTGTTGGATGACCGGCGACGTTCTGCAGACATTGTTACGCTGAGCCAGGCGCACGTCCTAAAACTTGATGCGCGCAGCTTCCGCGAGTTTATCGGGCGACATCCTGACGCCCGGGTCCGCTTGCTTGAGGCCATTCATGCGCGCGATCTCACGCTGGGTGCTACTGATGAGCTAGAACGCGAAATAGATGAAGAGAAAAAGGACCTTTAG
- the alaS gene encoding alanine--tRNA ligase, giving the protein MTGVNQIRETFLDFFEKQGHARVPSASLVPQNDPTLLFTNAGMVPFKNVFTGVETRDYSRATSSQKCVRAGGKHNDLDNVGYTARHHTFFEMLGNFSFGDYFKDDAIAFAWDLITKEYGISKDRLLVTVYSEDEDAADIWKKVAGLSDDKIIRISTSDNFWSMGDTGPCGPCSEIFFDHGDKVPGGPPGSPDEDGDRFIEIWNLVFMQYDQQAGGDRISLPKPSIDTGMGLERIAALLQGSHDNYDTDLFRALIEASADASNTDPDGSHSVSHRVISDHLRSCSFLLADGVMPSNEGRGYVLRRIMRRAMRHAQLLGVAEPLMWRLVPALIHQMGDAYPELRRAEALITETFKLEESRFRETLARGLKLLDEAVGEQGGAGELPGDVAFKLYDTYGFPLDLTEDALRERNMSVDQAGFDAAMEKQREAARANWSGSGEAATETLWFDLKDEVGATEFLGYTTEAAEGKIVALVKDGERVESVAAGDEVVVIANQTPFYGESGGQVGDTGGMFTGEGAEFTVTDTQKKLGDLIVHIGKLTKGKLAVGEVADFRVDGHLRTSTRANHSATHLAHEALRRVLGDHVSQKGSQVGPDRLRFDFSHPKAMTSEQVAQVEKIVNEEIQRNNEVVTRVMTPDDAIEAGALALFGEKYGDEVRVLSMGSPREDGNKFSVELCGGTHVGRVGDIAIFKIVSEGAVGSGIRRIEALTAEGARAYLNDQERITLNASAVLKVTPDQLSDRVAMLVDDRKRLERELAEAKKKLAMGGGTSTGGGASEIEELGGVKVIARAMAGISPKDLRGMVDDAKKSVGSGIVALIALGDDGKAGIAVGVTDDLTDRLSAVDLVRTGAEALGGKGGGGRPDMAQAGGPDGSKADAALAAIKETVGGLAGAV; this is encoded by the coding sequence ATGACCGGCGTTAATCAGATCCGCGAGACCTTTCTCGACTTTTTTGAGAAACAGGGCCACGCCCGTGTGCCGTCAGCGTCGCTGGTGCCGCAGAACGATCCCACACTGCTCTTCACCAATGCGGGTATGGTCCCATTCAAGAATGTCTTCACAGGCGTGGAGACCCGCGACTATTCCCGCGCGACATCGTCTCAAAAGTGTGTGCGCGCTGGCGGTAAGCACAATGACCTCGATAATGTCGGCTACACTGCACGGCATCATACTTTCTTCGAGATGTTGGGAAACTTCTCCTTCGGCGATTATTTCAAGGATGACGCAATCGCATTTGCGTGGGATTTGATTACCAAAGAGTACGGTATATCCAAAGACCGACTTCTGGTGACCGTCTATTCGGAAGACGAGGATGCAGCTGACATCTGGAAGAAGGTCGCAGGACTCTCGGACGATAAGATCATTCGGATTTCCACGTCAGACAATTTCTGGTCGATGGGAGATACCGGCCCCTGCGGTCCGTGTTCCGAGATCTTCTTTGACCATGGGGACAAAGTACCCGGTGGGCCTCCTGGCAGTCCAGATGAAGATGGGGATCGGTTCATTGAGATCTGGAACCTGGTCTTTATGCAGTATGACCAGCAGGCGGGCGGGGATCGCATCAGTCTTCCCAAGCCATCGATCGATACCGGCATGGGCCTTGAGCGCATTGCAGCACTCCTTCAGGGCAGCCACGATAATTATGACACAGACCTTTTTCGTGCGCTGATTGAGGCGTCTGCGGATGCATCCAACACAGACCCGGACGGGTCCCACAGTGTCAGTCATCGTGTGATTTCCGATCACCTCCGTTCTTGCTCATTCCTTCTGGCTGATGGCGTGATGCCGTCCAACGAGGGGCGTGGCTATGTTCTGCGCCGGATCATGCGGCGGGCCATGCGTCACGCACAGCTTCTGGGCGTTGCTGAACCGCTGATGTGGCGGCTGGTGCCAGCGCTTATTCATCAGATGGGGGATGCCTATCCGGAATTGCGCCGAGCGGAAGCGCTTATCACGGAAACCTTCAAGCTTGAAGAATCCCGCTTCCGGGAAACCCTGGCGCGCGGCTTGAAACTGCTTGATGAAGCTGTCGGTGAGCAAGGTGGAGCAGGTGAGCTTCCGGGCGATGTGGCCTTCAAGCTCTACGACACCTACGGGTTTCCATTGGACCTTACAGAGGATGCGCTGCGAGAACGCAATATGAGTGTTGATCAGGCTGGCTTTGACGCCGCCATGGAGAAACAACGCGAAGCTGCGCGGGCAAACTGGTCAGGTTCTGGCGAGGCTGCGACTGAAACCCTCTGGTTTGATCTTAAAGACGAAGTCGGGGCAACGGAGTTTCTTGGCTACACGACGGAAGCGGCTGAGGGGAAGATCGTTGCTCTCGTTAAAGATGGGGAACGCGTCGAGAGCGTAGCTGCGGGTGACGAGGTTGTGGTGATTGCCAATCAGACGCCGTTCTATGGAGAGTCTGGCGGACAGGTTGGTGATACCGGGGGAATGTTCACCGGCGAGGGCGCGGAGTTCACCGTAACGGATACCCAGAAAAAGCTGGGTGATCTTATCGTGCATATCGGTAAGCTGACCAAAGGTAAGCTTGCGGTTGGCGAAGTTGCAGATTTCCGCGTTGATGGTCATTTGCGGACGTCTACACGTGCCAATCATTCAGCTACCCACCTGGCGCATGAAGCGCTGCGCCGCGTGTTGGGGGATCATGTCAGTCAAAAGGGTTCGCAGGTCGGGCCAGACAGATTGCGCTTTGATTTCTCCCATCCGAAGGCGATGACGTCCGAGCAGGTTGCGCAGGTGGAGAAAATCGTCAATGAAGAGATTCAGCGCAACAATGAGGTCGTCACGCGGGTGATGACACCTGATGACGCGATTGAAGCAGGTGCGCTTGCGCTCTTTGGCGAAAAATATGGAGACGAAGTGCGTGTCCTCTCTATGGGTTCTCCGCGCGAAGATGGCAATAAATTCTCAGTCGAGCTTTGTGGTGGGACCCATGTTGGGCGTGTCGGCGACATCGCCATCTTCAAAATTGTGAGCGAGGGAGCTGTTGGGTCTGGTATTCGGCGGATCGAAGCACTGACGGCTGAGGGAGCACGAGCTTACCTTAATGATCAGGAACGGATTACGCTCAACGCCTCTGCTGTATTGAAAGTCACGCCGGATCAATTGAGCGACCGGGTCGCGATGTTGGTCGATGATCGCAAACGTCTTGAGCGCGAGCTCGCCGAAGCCAAAAAGAAACTTGCCATGGGGGGGGGAACGTCAACCGGTGGCGGCGCCTCTGAAATTGAAGAGCTTGGCGGAGTCAAAGTTATCGCGCGCGCCATGGCAGGGATCAGCCCTAAGGACCTGCGCGGCATGGTGGATGACGCGAAAAAGAGCGTCGGTTCAGGCATTGTTGCCCTGATTGCGCTTGGGGATGATGGAAAAGCCGGGATCGCTGTTGGTGTGACCGATGATCTGACAGACCGTCTATCTGCCGTTGATCTTGTACGCACGGGTGCGGAAGCACTTGGCGGCAAAGGGGGCGGTGGCCGGCCTGACATGGCGCAGGCCGGTGGACCTGATGGCAGCAAGGCAGATGCTGCCTTGGCCGCAATTAAAGAAACTGTAGGTGGTCTTGCTGGAGCAGTCTGA
- a CDS encoding recombinase A, with amino-acid sequence MAREQKENVVSLLGKDSMDKQKALDAALSQIERSFGKGSIMRLGKNEQVVEIEAIPTGSLSLDIALGIGGLPKGRVVEVYGPESSGKTTLALHTVAEAQKNDGICAFVDAEHALDPVYARKLGVNLDDLLISQPDTGEQALEIVDTLVRSGAVDVIVVDSVAALTPRAELDGDMGDSLPGLQARLMSQALRKLTGSISKSNCMVIFINQIRMKIGVMFGSPETTTGGNALKFYSSVRLDIRRIGAIKDRDEVVGNQTRVKVVKNKVAPPFKQVEFDIMYGQGISKMGEVVDLGVKAGVVEKSGSWYSYDSQRIGQGRENAKTFLKENPDMALAIETAIRADAGLAEALDVGPDADDDDGMPEEVAG; translated from the coding sequence ATGGCGCGAGAACAGAAAGAAAACGTAGTCAGCTTGCTTGGCAAGGACAGTATGGATAAGCAGAAAGCTCTGGATGCCGCACTCAGTCAGATTGAGCGGTCTTTTGGTAAGGGTTCGATCATGCGGCTCGGGAAAAACGAGCAAGTGGTCGAGATTGAGGCGATCCCGACAGGTTCATTGAGCCTTGATATCGCGCTTGGCATTGGCGGTCTGCCAAAGGGCCGGGTGGTTGAGGTATACGGTCCTGAATCGAGTGGTAAAACCACCCTTGCACTTCACACAGTCGCTGAAGCCCAGAAGAATGACGGTATTTGCGCCTTTGTTGACGCAGAGCATGCATTGGACCCGGTCTATGCGCGCAAGCTTGGCGTTAATCTGGATGATCTTTTGATCTCGCAGCCTGACACGGGTGAGCAGGCACTGGAAATTGTCGATACGTTGGTGCGCTCTGGCGCGGTGGATGTGATCGTGGTGGACTCTGTTGCCGCTCTCACGCCTCGTGCAGAGCTTGATGGCGATATGGGCGACAGCCTTCCAGGCCTTCAGGCGCGGCTTATGAGCCAGGCGCTGCGGAAACTGACAGGCTCCATTTCCAAATCGAATTGCATGGTCATTTTCATCAACCAGATCCGTATGAAGATCGGGGTGATGTTTGGCAGTCCGGAGACGACAACAGGCGGGAATGCACTGAAGTTCTACTCCTCTGTCCGTCTTGATATTCGCCGGATTGGGGCGATTAAGGACCGGGACGAAGTGGTGGGCAACCAGACCCGCGTGAAAGTGGTGAAGAACAAGGTGGCGCCGCCGTTCAAACAGGTTGAGTTCGACATCATGTATGGGCAAGGGATCTCCAAGATGGGGGAGGTCGTCGATCTGGGGGTCAAAGCCGGGGTCGTTGAGAAATCTGGCTCCTGGTACTCCTATGACAGCCAGCGGATCGGACAAGGACGTGAAAACGCCAAGACCTTCCTGAAGGAAAACCCTGACATGGCGCTTGCTATCGAAACAGCGATCCGCGCGGATGCGGGGCTCGCAGAAGCGCTCGACGTTGGTCCTGACGCGGACGACGATGATGGCATGCCGGAGGAAGTTGCAGGTTAG
- the cckA gene encoding sensor kinase CckA: MDGPSVDEAKGKTAGDGEPASDPKSTISEVAGASSDKTGFLDQNRWRSSLGLAGLIGLFIAGAAGGFVFLNLSAAGPLGYLMIGGLVAVGFFSTVALIAGRPSSPIVGRGKVTGVAGHALESLPDPCLVTDRRGSVLFANQAYRHLGLDAHDRPMPLERLLAGQVGVDEKLYQLAQAARLGLADEEELRFIPPAGQGQERVFKAAVQPLTGAAAKTGASIWLLRDMTAERLAAAQAQVGRDKYLAYLDDAPFGFFSAQDSGQLDYVNQMFATMVGRSAEDLVSGSTRFGDLVAGDVNAFVQEKDGEAGTQVIDVDLAGPDGPVQVRIVQNFAPTLDGAPGASRSVVMFREEEDDTEAHLRDAEMRFARFFNNAPIGVATLDKDGVLGSSNAAFVTLVGGTPDAGSRFADLVVPEDRAALLEFLDGAVSSGGSRGPIDIRFLQKQGEEIEKTAQLFASYSNETGGQPSIIAYLIDTSEQKSLEMQFAQSQKMQAVGQLAGGVAHDFNNLLTAIIGFCDLLLARHQAGDPSFADVMQIKQNANRAANLVRQLLAFSRRQTLRPKVLNLTDELAELSNLLSRLLGETVELKITHERDLGLVKVDQNQLEQVVINLAVNARDAMEDGGRLTIRTANVSAEDAKALDHALMPPAEYVLIEVTDTGCGIPKEHLGKIFEPFFTTKDVSKGTGLGLSTVYGIVKQTGGYIFAFSTVDKGTTFRIYLPRYFETEEEAAAKVQAQVEETAAPDLTGKGTILLVEDEDAVRTFAVRALGTRGYTVLEAESGDVALEIVDSHEGTIDLVVSDVVMPNMDGPTMVKQLQEKRPGTKIIFISGYAEDAFAKSLDPSVDFRFLPKPFSLKQLAAAVKEAMG, encoded by the coding sequence ATGGATGGGCCGAGTGTCGATGAGGCCAAGGGCAAAACGGCCGGGGACGGCGAGCCAGCTTCTGATCCGAAGTCGACAATCAGTGAGGTCGCAGGCGCTTCTTCGGACAAGACTGGGTTTCTAGATCAGAACCGTTGGCGCAGTTCGCTGGGGTTGGCGGGTCTGATTGGGCTTTTTATAGCTGGCGCCGCAGGCGGTTTTGTTTTTCTCAATCTTAGTGCTGCTGGACCCTTGGGCTATTTGATGATTGGCGGGCTGGTCGCGGTCGGTTTTTTCTCAACCGTGGCGCTTATTGCTGGTCGTCCCTCAAGCCCGATTGTGGGCCGAGGGAAAGTTACTGGTGTTGCTGGACACGCATTGGAAAGCTTGCCTGACCCTTGTCTCGTGACCGATCGACGTGGGTCGGTCCTTTTTGCGAACCAGGCTTATAGACATCTCGGTCTTGATGCACATGACCGACCCATGCCGTTGGAGCGGCTCCTGGCCGGTCAGGTGGGGGTCGATGAAAAACTTTATCAATTGGCACAGGCAGCCCGGTTGGGCTTGGCAGATGAGGAAGAGCTGCGCTTTATTCCTCCTGCGGGCCAGGGCCAGGAACGCGTTTTCAAAGCGGCAGTTCAGCCGCTCACCGGGGCAGCAGCCAAGACTGGTGCCAGCATCTGGCTGCTAAGAGACATGACAGCTGAGAGGCTTGCGGCGGCACAAGCCCAAGTGGGGCGTGACAAATATCTGGCCTATCTGGATGACGCGCCATTTGGCTTTTTCTCTGCGCAGGATTCCGGACAGCTTGATTATGTGAACCAGATGTTCGCAACCATGGTTGGGCGGTCAGCGGAAGACCTGGTGTCAGGTAGCACACGATTTGGCGATCTTGTGGCGGGTGATGTGAACGCCTTTGTTCAGGAAAAAGATGGGGAGGCTGGTACCCAGGTCATCGATGTTGATCTGGCGGGGCCTGATGGCCCGGTCCAGGTGCGCATTGTGCAAAATTTTGCGCCGACGTTGGACGGAGCCCCCGGGGCGTCGCGTTCTGTGGTTATGTTCCGCGAAGAAGAAGACGATACGGAAGCGCACTTGCGCGACGCTGAAATGCGATTTGCGCGTTTCTTCAACAATGCACCGATCGGCGTCGCCACACTGGATAAGGACGGTGTGCTTGGCAGTTCGAACGCGGCCTTTGTCACACTTGTTGGCGGGACACCCGACGCAGGCAGCAGATTTGCCGATCTGGTTGTTCCGGAGGACCGGGCGGCGCTTTTGGAGTTTCTTGACGGGGCCGTGTCGTCAGGTGGGTCTCGTGGGCCAATTGATATTCGGTTCCTCCAGAAGCAGGGCGAGGAGATTGAGAAGACCGCCCAGCTTTTTGCGAGCTACTCCAACGAGACGGGGGGGCAGCCTTCTATCATCGCCTATCTCATTGATACGAGTGAGCAGAAGTCGCTAGAGATGCAGTTCGCTCAATCACAGAAGATGCAGGCGGTGGGGCAGCTCGCGGGCGGTGTGGCGCACGATTTCAATAATTTGCTCACCGCGATTATCGGCTTTTGTGATCTGCTTCTTGCGCGCCATCAGGCGGGCGATCCGAGCTTCGCTGACGTCATGCAGATCAAGCAGAACGCCAATAGGGCCGCAAACCTGGTGCGGCAGCTGCTTGCCTTCTCCCGCCGCCAGACATTGCGCCCGAAGGTTCTGAACCTTACCGATGAGCTTGCGGAACTTTCCAATCTGCTGAGCCGTCTTCTGGGTGAAACAGTGGAGCTTAAGATTACCCATGAGCGGGATCTGGGGCTGGTAAAGGTGGACCAGAACCAACTTGAGCAAGTGGTGATCAACCTGGCTGTAAATGCGCGTGATGCCATGGAAGATGGTGGGCGCCTCACCATCCGCACGGCCAATGTCTCCGCTGAGGATGCGAAAGCGCTGGACCATGCGCTGATGCCACCGGCCGAGTATGTGCTTATCGAAGTCACAGATACGGGCTGCGGTATCCCGAAAGAACATTTGGGCAAGATCTTCGAGCCGTTCTTCACCACGAAAGATGTGAGCAAGGGCACGGGCCTCGGCCTCTCCACGGTCTACGGGATCGTCAAGCAGACTGGGGGCTATATTTTTGCCTTCTCGACTGTCGATAAGGGAACGACCTTCCGCATCTATCTCCCGCGCTATTTCGAAACAGAGGAAGAAGCGGCAGCGAAGGTCCAGGCTCAAGTTGAAGAAACTGCGGCGCCTGATCTCACTGGCAAGGGCACGATCCTGCTTGTAGAGGACGAAGACGCCGTGCGGACCTTTGCTGTCCGGGCGCTGGGCACACGGGGCTACACAGTCCTTGAAGCTGAGAGCGGGGATGTGGCGCTGGAGATTGTTGACAGTCACGAGGGCACGATTGATCTCGTCGTCAGTGACGTGGTGATGCCCAATATGGATGGGCCCACCATGGTGAAACAGCTGCAGGAAAAACGGCCGGGAACCAAGATCATCTTCATTTCGGGTTATGCAGAAGACGCCTTTGCCAAGAGCCTTGATCCATCTGTCGACTTCCGGTTTTTGCCGAAGCCTTTCAGCCTGAAGCAGCTCGCAGCTGCAGTGAAAGAGGCGATGGGGTAG
- the flhB gene encoding flagellar biosynthetic protein FlhB has protein sequence MADQADDSEKTEEATSKKLEDARKKGDMPKSQEVNTWFIMIATALVIGIVSTGASGDFARAFTVFLSDPHDIAVDQNNLMFVWEQIGIAVLKILAIPMMLLMGAGVAGNLVQNMPVFSTENMKPKLSKISPMAGLKRLFSPKSLMNFTKGLVKLSLVSVATFLIVWPMRDQLLIMMTMDVGMLLPFVQSIAIKILAMVVAIMTVLAAADYVFEVAQWNKKQRMTVQEVKDEYKQMEGDPTVKAKLRALRMERGRQRMMSRVPDAAVIITNPTHYAVALEYKQGMGAPVCVAKGMDAIALKIREIGSEHDVPIVESPPLARALYASVELEESIPPEHYKAVAEVVGYVMRLKSKMSRS, from the coding sequence ATGGCGGATCAAGCCGACGATTCAGAAAAAACCGAAGAGGCGACCTCCAAAAAGCTGGAGGACGCCCGAAAAAAAGGTGACATGCCCAAGAGCCAGGAGGTCAACACCTGGTTCATCATGATTGCGACGGCGCTGGTGATCGGAATTGTGTCGACAGGTGCTTCCGGGGATTTTGCGCGCGCCTTTACTGTTTTTCTCTCTGACCCTCATGACATTGCCGTTGACCAAAACAATCTCATGTTCGTGTGGGAGCAGATTGGGATTGCGGTGCTCAAAATCCTCGCCATACCGATGATGCTTCTGATGGGGGCAGGGGTTGCGGGAAATCTTGTGCAGAACATGCCGGTTTTCTCTACAGAGAATATGAAGCCGAAGCTCAGCAAGATTTCTCCGATGGCGGGTTTGAAGCGGCTTTTTTCACCTAAAAGTCTCATGAACTTTACCAAGGGGTTGGTGAAACTGAGCTTGGTGTCGGTGGCGACCTTTCTCATTGTCTGGCCCATGCGGGATCAACTGCTCATCATGATGACAATGGATGTGGGGATGTTACTTCCTTTTGTTCAATCAATCGCGATCAAAATCCTGGCGATGGTGGTCGCAATTATGACCGTGCTCGCAGCTGCTGACTATGTGTTTGAAGTGGCTCAGTGGAACAAGAAGCAGCGCATGACCGTTCAAGAGGTCAAAGACGAATACAAGCAGATGGAAGGGGACCCAACGGTCAAAGCGAAGCTCCGGGCCCTTAGAATGGAACGGGGACGTCAGCGTATGATGTCGCGTGTGCCCGATGCCGCGGTCATCATCACCAACCCGACCCACTATGCCGTCGCACTTGAATATAAACAGGGCATGGGCGCGCCGGTTTGTGTGGCCAAGGGTATGGATGCCATTGCGTTAAAAATCAGGGAAATCGGGTCAGAGCATGATGTTCCGATTGTCGAGAGTCCGCCACTTGCCCGTGCCCTCTATGCTTCTGTGGAACTGGAAGAATCAATTCCTCCAGAACACTATAAAGCGGTTGCTGAGGTTGTTGGCTACGTGATGCGTCTTAAGAGTAAGATGTCCCGCAGCTAG
- a CDS encoding flagellar biosynthesis protein FliR, with translation MSFELAPTTAYVFMLVFSRIGTMVMLMPALGEFSVSSRVRLTLAVLISMVLMPLVADAYGPVPATVSGIAWGVISEIAVGFLIGSVARLIMSALQVAGTIIAFQTGLAFAQNVDPTQGIQSALVGSFLSMLAVTMIFATDLHFLLIAAMRDSYVLFEPGAGVPIGDFVETATGVVAGSFKLAVQIAAPFVVFGMIFYLALGILSKLMPQVQIFFVAMPANILLGFALFAVLMGAMMMWFLTFFEESMSLFLA, from the coding sequence ATGAGTTTTGAGCTCGCACCCACAACAGCCTATGTGTTCATGCTGGTTTTTTCTCGCATTGGCACCATGGTGATGTTGATGCCGGCGCTTGGTGAGTTCAGCGTCTCAAGTCGTGTGCGGCTGACGCTTGCCGTCCTGATTTCAATGGTTTTGATGCCGCTTGTAGCGGATGCGTACGGACCGGTACCAGCGACGGTATCCGGCATTGCCTGGGGTGTTATCTCAGAAATCGCTGTTGGGTTTCTTATCGGGTCGGTAGCGCGCCTCATCATGAGTGCGCTGCAGGTTGCCGGCACCATTATTGCCTTTCAGACCGGTCTTGCCTTTGCACAGAATGTCGATCCGACGCAGGGCATCCAGAGTGCGCTCGTGGGATCCTTCCTTTCGATGCTCGCGGTGACAATGATCTTTGCAACGGACCTGCATTTTCTGCTGATCGCGGCGATGCGTGACAGCTATGTGCTTTTTGAGCCGGGCGCAGGCGTGCCTATTGGGGATTTCGTCGAGACAGCCACAGGTGTTGTCGCAGGGTCATTCAAACTGGCTGTCCAAATTGCTGCGCCCTTTGTGGTCTTTGGGATGATTTTCTATTTGGCGCTTGGCATTCTTTCTAAGTTGATGCCGCAGGTGCAGATTTTTTTCGTGGCAATGCCGGCCAACATCTTGTTGGGGTTTGCATTATTTGCGGTGCTTATGGGCGCGATGATGATGTGGTTTCTCACCTTTTTCGAAGAGAGCATGAGTTTGTTCCTGGCCTGA